The Marivivens sp. LCG002 genome contains a region encoding:
- a CDS encoding LysR family transcriptional regulator, which yields MLRNLDLTALRSLVAISDTGGVTKAANRVHLTQSAVSMQIKRLEDSLGLTLIEKNGRSVELTASGHQLAGYARKMLSLNDEVLGRLLATEYEGEIILGVPHDIVYPTIPEVLRAFSAAFPRMKVQLLSSFTRTLKEQYAKGEIDLILTTEPEPDNGAEPLAEKPLIWVGAPNGTAWRKRPLPMAFETRCMFRPEIVRRLDAAGIPWDLSVDAESSRSVEAAVSADLAVHALLEGTCPPYFEIIDHGGALPTLSSLGIHMYLRRDEERLPVLELAGMVRDAFDAG from the coding sequence ATGTTGAGAAACCTTGATCTAACAGCGCTTCGTTCACTGGTCGCGATCTCGGACACCGGAGGGGTGACCAAAGCCGCAAATCGCGTGCATCTGACCCAGTCCGCCGTATCGATGCAGATCAAGCGTCTGGAAGACAGTCTCGGGCTGACCCTGATCGAGAAAAACGGGCGTTCTGTCGAGCTGACCGCCTCTGGACACCAACTGGCGGGCTACGCACGCAAGATGCTGTCACTGAATGACGAGGTGCTCGGTCGCCTGCTTGCCACCGAATATGAAGGCGAGATCATTCTCGGGGTGCCGCACGACATCGTCTATCCGACAATTCCCGAGGTGCTCCGCGCCTTCAGTGCTGCTTTTCCCCGGATGAAGGTGCAGCTTCTGTCGTCGTTTACACGGACGTTGAAGGAGCAATACGCCAAGGGGGAGATCGATCTGATCCTGACGACAGAGCCAGAGCCCGATAACGGCGCAGAGCCGCTTGCGGAAAAGCCCTTGATCTGGGTCGGGGCTCCGAACGGGACAGCGTGGCGCAAACGGCCTTTGCCGATGGCATTCGAGACCCGCTGCATGTTTCGACCGGAAATCGTGCGTAGGCTCGATGCAGCGGGTATTCCATGGGACTTGTCGGTGGATGCTGAGTCCTCGCGCAGCGTTGAAGCGGCGGTCAGTGCCGATCTTGCGGTGCATGCTCTGCTCGAAGGCACCTGTCCGCCCTATTTCGAGATCATCGACCACGGCGGCGCCCTTCCGACCCTGTCGAGCCTCGGCATTCACATGTATCTGAGGCGAGACGAAGAGCGTCTGCCGGTTCTGGAACTGGCCGGAATGGTGCGGGACGCTTTCGATGCGGGCTAG
- a CDS encoding mannitol dehydrogenase family protein: MAQKLNSALLDKLPETIGVPTYDRSALTASILHVGVGNFHRAHMAVYLDKLFALGESHDWAICGAGVRGGDAVMRERLMEQDLLTTVVELDPSGLTARVTGSMTEFLPVDPNALIERMASPVTKIVSTTITEGGYYVNALTNGFDAAHPDMVADAAHADAPKTVFGMVIKALRLRRNNGLEPFTFMSCDNLPENGHVAKQTVVGLARLSDPAFADWIAANVAFPNSMVDCITPATSDREREMVKDKFGIVDTAPVACEPFRQWVLEDNFPTGRPALEKVGAEFVADVAKYELMKLRILNGGHAAIAYPSALIGHHFVHDAMADPLIRDWLDTLERREIMPTLEPIEGVDYDAYREKIIERFSNPEVGDTIPRLCLDGSNRQPKFILPTARDALAKGLAVEGLALEVALWCRYCAGTDEAGNAIAPNDDNHEELKRRALEAKERPSAFLENKSVFGDLAENTVFADAFAEKITALWADGVKKVLSDYIGA; encoded by the coding sequence ATGGCACAGAAACTGAACTCTGCCCTTTTGGACAAACTCCCCGAAACCATCGGTGTGCCGACCTATGATCGTAGCGCTCTGACGGCGTCGATCCTCCATGTCGGGGTCGGAAACTTCCATCGCGCCCATATGGCTGTCTATCTCGACAAGCTCTTTGCCCTTGGCGAAAGCCATGATTGGGCCATCTGCGGCGCAGGCGTGCGCGGCGGGGATGCAGTGATGCGCGAACGCCTGATGGAGCAGGATCTGTTGACCACTGTGGTCGAACTTGACCCCTCTGGCCTCACGGCGCGCGTCACGGGTTCGATGACCGAATTCCTGCCAGTCGATCCGAACGCGCTCATCGAGCGCATGGCCTCTCCCGTGACAAAGATCGTCTCAACGACGATCACCGAAGGCGGTTATTACGTAAACGCTCTCACCAACGGATTTGATGCGGCACATCCCGATATGGTCGCGGATGCTGCACATGCGGACGCCCCCAAAACCGTTTTCGGGATGGTGATCAAAGCGCTGCGCCTTCGTCGGAATAACGGGCTCGAACCGTTTACCTTCATGTCCTGCGACAACCTTCCTGAAAACGGGCATGTAGCGAAACAGACGGTTGTCGGCCTCGCCCGCTTGTCGGACCCCGCTTTCGCGGACTGGATCGCTGCGAATGTCGCTTTCCCCAATTCCATGGTGGACTGCATCACGCCCGCAACTTCGGACCGCGAACGCGAGATGGTCAAAGACAAATTCGGGATCGTCGATACGGCGCCCGTCGCCTGCGAGCCGTTCCGTCAATGGGTGCTTGAAGACAACTTCCCGACGGGCCGCCCTGCCCTTGAAAAGGTCGGTGCCGAATTCGTCGCGGATGTCGCGAAATACGAGCTTATGAAGCTACGCATTCTCAATGGTGGCCACGCCGCGATTGCCTATCCATCCGCCCTCATCGGTCATCACTTTGTGCACGACGCGATGGCGGACCCGCTGATCCGCGATTGGCTCGACACGCTGGAGCGCCGCGAAATCATGCCGACGCTCGAACCGATCGAGGGCGTCGATTATGATGCCTATCGCGAAAAGATCATCGAGCGCTTCTCGAACCCAGAGGTAGGCGACACGATTCCGCGCCTTTGCCTTGACGGCTCGAACCGCCAGCCGAAGTTCATTCTCCCCACGGCACGCGATGCGCTGGCCAAGGGGCTCGCCGTCGAGGGTCTTGCTCTCGAAGTTGCGCTCTGGTGCCGCTATTGCGCAGGCACCGACGAGGCAGGCAATGCAATTGCGCCGAATGACGACAATCACGAAGAACTCAAGCGTCGCGCCCTTGAAGCCAAAGAGCGCCCGAGCGCCTTCCTTGAGAACAAGTCGGTTTTCGGTGACCTTGCCGAAAACACGGTCTTTGCCGATGCCTTTGCCGAAAAGATCACCGCGCTTTGGGCGGATGGTGTGAAAAAGGTCCTCTCCGACTATATCGGAGCCTAA
- a CDS encoding carbohydrate ABC transporter permease has translation MARAVTNRTKAINTALAWAVGLLIFFPILWTILTSFKTEGEAIASPPVFLFFDWTLENYSIVQERSDYMRFLTNSVIIACGSTLLGIIIAVPAAWSMAFVPSKRTKDILMWMLSTKMLPAVGVLYPIYLMFIKLGLLDSRLGLVVVLMLINLPIIIWMLYTYFKEIPGEILEAARMDGASLREEIIYILTPMAVPGIASTILLNIILAWNEAFWTLNLTAAKAAPLTAFIASYSSPEGLFYAKLSAASTMAIAPILIMGWFSQKQLVRGLTFGAVK, from the coding sequence ATGGCTCGCGCTGTTACCAACCGCACCAAAGCGATCAACACCGCCCTCGCATGGGCTGTCGGTCTCCTGATCTTTTTCCCGATCCTGTGGACCATTCTCACCAGCTTCAAGACCGAGGGCGAGGCGATCGCCTCCCCCCCCGTCTTTCTCTTCTTTGACTGGACGCTGGAGAATTATTCCATCGTTCAGGAACGCTCGGACTACATGCGCTTTTTGACCAACTCGGTGATCATCGCCTGTGGTTCCACTCTCTTGGGGATCATCATCGCGGTTCCCGCCGCGTGGTCGATGGCCTTCGTGCCGTCCAAGCGCACCAAGGACATCCTGATGTGGATGCTCTCGACCAAGATGCTTCCGGCAGTGGGCGTTCTCTACCCGATCTATCTGATGTTCATCAAACTCGGCCTTCTCGACAGCCGCCTCGGCCTTGTGGTCGTCCTGATGCTCATCAACCTGCCGATCATCATCTGGATGCTCTACACCTACTTCAAGGAAATCCCCGGCGAGATCCTCGAAGCGGCCCGTATGGACGGAGCGTCCTTGCGCGAAGAGATCATCTATATCCTCACTCCGATGGCCGTGCCCGGCATTGCTTCGACAATCCTGCTCAACATCATTCTGGCATGGAACGAAGCCTTCTGGACGCTCAATCTCACGGCCGCAAAGGCAGCTCCTCTGACCGCCTTTATCGCCAGCTACTCAAGCCCCGAGGGCCTCTTTTACGCCAAGCTCTCGGCCGCCTCGACGATGGCAATCGCTCCGATCCTCATCATGGGTTGGTTCAGCCAGAAACAACTTGTCCGCGGCCTCACCTTTGGCGCAGTGAAATAA
- a CDS encoding sugar-binding transcriptional regulator: protein MSNGRFTPETTRLDDAARAGWLYYVAGNTQDEIARKLGVSRQSAQRLVAMAVSEKLVKVRLDHPIGRCMDLAGALKETFGLQYCEVVPSDPDAPNLTTGVAIAAAAELERALKTDEERIIAMGTGRALKSTVEQLPRMNCPQHRIVSRLGNMMSDGSATPYNATIQLAERIGAKQYPYPLPVLAQTSDEVQVLHAQESMRNTLSLCARADLTLVGIGNIGATAPVYQDGFLSEKELTELEARGAAGEITSWIYDDNGELMDCNFNSRVASARLNAAGDRRMIAVAVGKQKARAILAALRGKLVNGLITAELTAQTILELNEARNRG, encoded by the coding sequence GTGAGCAACGGACGTTTTACACCTGAAACCACAAGGCTTGATGACGCCGCGCGCGCGGGTTGGCTCTATTATGTCGCCGGCAATACGCAGGACGAAATCGCTCGCAAGCTCGGGGTTTCGCGGCAATCGGCCCAACGTTTGGTCGCCATGGCGGTGAGCGAAAAGCTCGTAAAGGTGCGTCTCGATCACCCGATCGGTCGATGCATGGACCTTGCCGGCGCGCTCAAAGAGACGTTCGGGCTCCAATATTGCGAGGTCGTGCCCTCTGATCCGGATGCACCCAACCTCACCACAGGCGTAGCCATTGCCGCCGCAGCAGAGCTGGAACGGGCACTAAAAACCGACGAAGAGCGGATCATCGCCATGGGCACAGGCCGTGCACTCAAATCGACGGTGGAGCAACTTCCGCGGATGAACTGCCCCCAGCACCGGATCGTCTCTCGTCTTGGAAACATGATGAGTGACGGATCGGCGACCCCTTACAACGCTACGATCCAGTTGGCCGAACGTATCGGCGCGAAACAATATCCCTATCCGCTTCCTGTTCTCGCACAGACGAGCGACGAGGTTCAGGTGCTCCACGCCCAAGAGTCCATGCGCAACACGCTTTCGCTTTGCGCACGAGCAGATCTCACACTCGTCGGTATCGGCAACATCGGAGCAACCGCGCCCGTCTATCAGGACGGCTTCCTAAGCGAAAAAGAACTCACCGAACTCGAAGCACGCGGCGCGGCGGGCGAGATCACGAGCTGGATTTACGACGACAACGGCGAATTGATGGATTGCAATTTCAACAGCCGCGTGGCCTCTGCGCGGCTGAACGCGGCAGGGGATCGGCGCATGATTGCGGTTGCCGTAGGCAAGCAAAAAGCACGCGCGATTCTGGCAGCTTTGCGCGGAAAACTGGTCAACGGATTGATCACCGCAGAGCTTACCGCACAGACGATTCTCGAACTGAACGAGGCACGGAATCGAGGCTAA
- a CDS encoding L-iditol 2-dehydrogenase: MTRLSGKTALITGAARGIGLAFAKAYVAEGARVAIADINLEAAERAAAEIGQAAMAVHCDVTNKASIEQAVAQVESTFGGIDILVNNAALFTAAPIVEISEADYHKIFGVNVYGTLFMLQAVAKSMIARGKGGKIINMASQAGRRGESLVAVYCATKAAVISLTQSAGLNLIKHGINVNAIAPGVVDGEHWDGVDSFFAKYEGLAPGEKKLQVGLSVPYGRMGRPEDLTGMAIFLASKDADYVVAQTYNVDGGNWMS; this comes from the coding sequence ATGACCCGACTGAGCGGCAAAACGGCGCTGATCACAGGCGCGGCACGCGGGATCGGACTCGCCTTCGCCAAGGCCTATGTGGCCGAAGGCGCGCGGGTTGCGATTGCCGACATCAATCTCGAGGCGGCAGAGCGTGCCGCCGCCGAGATCGGCCAAGCGGCGATGGCTGTGCATTGTGATGTCACGAACAAGGCAAGCATCGAACAGGCCGTCGCCCAAGTCGAAAGCACCTTTGGCGGCATTGATATTCTCGTCAACAACGCCGCCCTCTTTACCGCCGCGCCGATCGTCGAGATTTCGGAAGCCGATTATCACAAGATCTTCGGCGTCAATGTCTACGGAACGCTTTTCATGCTTCAGGCTGTGGCCAAGAGCATGATCGCGCGCGGCAAGGGCGGGAAGATCATCAATATGGCGTCTCAGGCGGGTCGTCGCGGTGAAAGCCTTGTCGCGGTCTATTGTGCGACCAAGGCCGCCGTCATCAGCCTCACCCAATCTGCGGGCCTGAACCTAATCAAACACGGCATCAATGTGAATGCGATCGCACCGGGTGTGGTCGACGGTGAACATTGGGACGGCGTGGACAGCTTTTTCGCAAAATACGAAGGCCTCGCCCCCGGCGAGAAGAAACTACAGGTGGGACTCTCGGTGCCCTACGGCCGTATGGGCCGCCCCGAGGATCTCACTGGAATGGCAATTTTCCTAGCAAGCAAAGACGCCGATTACGTGGTCGCCCAGACCTATAACGTGGACGGCGGGAATTGGATGAGCTGA
- a CDS encoding HAD family hydrolase, producing the protein MLDLVIFDCDGVLVDSEILSADTLIHELKLISIEIDRDYVRTHCLGRSFPTVAKSLAKNFDTVLPADFEQRYRANLLARFETELRVTDGIFDAIKATQAAGLKTCVATSSSPPRVARTLGVTGLAPFFGANVFTASQVEHGKPAPDLFLFAAKQMGALPSRTLVIEDSLPGLEAGSAAQMHVLAYAGASHLKGLRLAQPSHVRSFDKWEDFPHLLNEFSNGDHA; encoded by the coding sequence ATGTTGGACCTTGTGATCTTTGACTGTGATGGCGTCCTTGTGGACAGCGAAATTCTCAGTGCCGATACTCTCATTCATGAATTAAAGCTGATCAGCATTGAAATCGACCGCGATTACGTGCGCACGCATTGCCTTGGCCGCAGCTTCCCTACGGTCGCAAAATCGCTGGCCAAGAACTTCGACACGGTTCTGCCTGCGGACTTCGAACAGCGATATCGGGCCAACCTTCTTGCTCGGTTCGAGACAGAGCTTCGCGTGACCGATGGGATATTCGACGCGATCAAGGCGACACAGGCTGCGGGTTTGAAGACCTGCGTGGCCACCTCTTCAAGCCCGCCTCGGGTTGCACGCACTCTGGGTGTGACAGGTCTTGCGCCCTTTTTCGGGGCAAACGTCTTTACGGCAAGTCAGGTAGAGCACGGCAAACCCGCCCCTGATCTCTTTCTCTTTGCCGCCAAGCAAATGGGTGCCCTGCCCTCCCGCACACTGGTGATCGAAGACAGCCTGCCCGGTCTTGAAGCAGGTTCGGCCGCGCAAATGCACGTGCTTGCCTATGCAGGCGCCAGTCACCTCAAGGGACTACGCCTTGCTCAACCATCGCATGTCAGATCCTTTGACAAATGGGAGGATTTCCCGCACCTGTTAAACGAATTCTCGAACGGGGACCACGCGTGA
- a CDS encoding ABC transporter ATP-binding protein → MGRITLDKVAKRFGDVEVIPPLDLTIEDGEFVVFVGPSGCGKSTLLRLIAGLEDVSGGQIRIDSKDATDLPPAKRGLAMVFQSYALYPHMSVRKNIAFPLKMAKMDQAEIEKRVENAASVLNLTNYLDRRPGQLSGGQRQRVAIGRAIVREPSAFLFDEPLSNLDAALRVGMRMEISELHKKLATTMIYVTHDQVEAMTMADKIVVLQAGVIEQVGSPLELYRAPRNKFVAGFIGSPKMNFIEGELAKKHGAETIGIRPEHIAASATDGAWKGVVGVSEHLGSDTFLHVHGTGLADTITVRVGGEFDLHHGDTVYLTPEEDKIHRFDAKGLRIE, encoded by the coding sequence ATGGGACGCATTACTCTTGATAAGGTGGCCAAGCGCTTCGGCGATGTAGAAGTCATCCCTCCCCTTGATCTGACTATCGAAGACGGCGAGTTCGTTGTCTTTGTCGGCCCTTCGGGTTGCGGTAAATCCACCCTTCTGCGGCTTATTGCGGGCCTTGAGGATGTCTCGGGCGGCCAGATCCGCATCGACAGCAAGGATGCAACCGATCTGCCCCCCGCCAAGCGCGGCCTTGCCATGGTGTTCCAGTCCTATGCGCTCTACCCGCATATGTCGGTGCGCAAGAACATCGCCTTCCCGCTCAAGATGGCAAAGATGGATCAGGCCGAGATCGAAAAGCGCGTCGAGAATGCCGCTTCGGTCCTGAACCTGACCAACTACCTTGACCGTCGTCCGGGCCAGCTTTCGGGCGGCCAGCGCCAGCGCGTCGCAATCGGCCGCGCGATCGTGCGCGAGCCTTCGGCCTTCCTCTTCGACGAACCGCTCTCGAACCTCGACGCGGCGCTTCGCGTCGGCATGCGCATGGAAATTTCCGAGCTTCACAAGAAACTCGCGACAACCATGATCTATGTGACCCACGATCAGGTCGAAGCCATGACCATGGCCGACAAGATCGTCGTTCTTCAGGCAGGTGTGATCGAACAGGTGGGTAGCCCGCTCGAACTCTACCGTGCGCCGCGCAACAAATTCGTTGCCGGCTTCATCGGCTCGCCCAAGATGAACTTTATCGAAGGGGAACTGGCCAAGAAGCACGGCGCAGAAACCATCGGTATCCGCCCCGAGCATATCGCTGCCTCTGCCACCGATGGTGCGTGGAAGGGCGTGGTCGGCGTCTCCGAGCACCTTGGATCGGACACCTTCCTCCACGTGCATGGAACAGGTCTTGCCGACACCATCACCGTGCGCGTGGGCGGCGAGTTCGACCTTCATCACGGCGACACGGTTTATCTGACGCCTGAAGAGGACAAGATCCACCGCTTCGACGCAAAAGGACTTCGCATCGAATGA
- a CDS encoding Bax inhibitor-1/YccA family protein produces the protein MADFRTMRAASGVRTAAIDAGLRAHMNKVYGTMSIGMLLTFAVAWAVGSNPALLSIFRDPMTLKPNILGYIVMFAPLGMVFGFGAAINRLSAAGAQLFFWTFAAVMGLSMSWIFVAFTGFSIANVFLVTSIAFASLSLYGYTTKKDISGWGSFLIMGVVGILIASLINIFVGSAAIHFAITILGVLIFAGLTAYDTQNIKNTYVAHAAHGDQEWLGKAAIMGALNLYLDFINMFMFLLQLLGNRE, from the coding sequence ATGGCTGACTTTCGCACGATGCGCGCTGCGAGCGGTGTTCGCACAGCTGCCATCGACGCGGGCCTTCGCGCCCACATGAATAAAGTCTACGGCACCATGTCGATCGGCATGTTGCTCACCTTTGCAGTAGCTTGGGCCGTCGGCTCGAACCCTGCACTTCTGTCGATCTTCCGCGATCCTATGACGCTCAAGCCGAATATCCTCGGCTACATCGTCATGTTCGCACCGCTCGGCATGGTGTTCGGTTTTGGCGCTGCGATCAACCGTCTCTCGGCCGCTGGCGCACAGTTGTTCTTCTGGACCTTCGCAGCCGTCATGGGCCTGTCGATGTCTTGGATCTTCGTGGCCTTCACCGGCTTCTCGATCGCGAACGTGTTCCTCGTGACCTCGATCGCATTCGCAAGCCTCTCGCTCTACGGCTATACCACGAAGAAAGACATTTCGGGCTGGGGTTCGTTCCTGATCATGGGCGTTGTCGGCATCCTGATCGCCTCGCTCATCAACATCTTTGTCGGCTCGGCCGCGATCCACTTTGCGATCACGATCCTTGGCGTTCTGATCTTTGCGGGCCTGACCGCATATGACACCCAGAACATCAAGAACACCTATGTTGCGCATGCCGCACATGGGGATCAGGAGTGGCTTGGCAAGGCCGCCATCATGGGCGCGCTGAACCTCTATCTCGACTTTATCAACATGTTCATGTTCCTGCTCCAGCTTTTGGGCAATCGCGAATAA
- a CDS encoding sugar ABC transporter permease — protein sequence MATQHSRSAARIMMAPAVVLLLGWMLVPLIMTLYFSFKKYLPLRGGDLGWVGFDNYVSFVTSSSFWPSVYTTLIIVGGVLAITVVLGVLLALLLDRPMWGQGIVRILVIAPFFVMPTVSALVWKNMFMDPINGLFAHLWKAFGAQPVEWMSQASLTSIIIIVSWQWLPFATLILLTAIQSLDGEQLEASEMDGAPALKRFWYIILPHLSRAITVVILIQTIFLLSVFAEIFVTTGGAFGTKTLSYLIFQRVLESQNIGLGSAGGVYAIILANIVAIFLMRIVGKNLDN from the coding sequence ATGGCAACACAACACTCCAGATCAGCAGCGCGCATCATGATGGCCCCCGCCGTCGTTTTGCTTTTGGGATGGATGCTCGTCCCGCTGATCATGACCCTTTACTTTTCGTTCAAGAAGTATCTGCCGCTTCGTGGCGGCGACCTTGGATGGGTCGGCTTCGACAACTACGTCAGCTTCGTCACCAGCAGTTCCTTCTGGCCGAGCGTTTACACCACTTTGATCATCGTCGGCGGCGTTCTTGCCATCACGGTTGTTTTGGGTGTGCTCCTCGCCTTGCTTCTCGACCGCCCGATGTGGGGCCAAGGGATCGTGCGTATCCTTGTGATTGCGCCGTTCTTTGTGATGCCGACCGTTTCGGCGCTAGTCTGGAAGAACATGTTCATGGACCCGATCAACGGTCTCTTCGCGCACCTCTGGAAGGCTTTCGGCGCACAGCCCGTCGAATGGATGTCCCAGGCCTCGCTGACCTCGATCATCATCATTGTCAGCTGGCAATGGCTCCCCTTTGCGACGCTGATCCTTCTGACCGCGATCCAGTCGCTTGACGGCGAGCAGCTCGAGGCTTCTGAGATGGATGGCGCGCCTGCGCTCAAGCGATTCTGGTATATCATCCTTCCGCATCTGAGCCGCGCGATCACCGTCGTGATCCTGATCCAGACGATTTTCCTTCTGTCGGTCTTTGCGGAGATTTTCGTGACCACCGGCGGTGCATTCGGCACCAAGACACTCTCCTACCTGATCTTCCAGCGTGTTCTGGAGAGCCAGAACATCGGCCTTGGATCTGCGGGCGGCGTCTATGCCATCATCCTTGCCAACATCGTTGCGATCTTCCTGATGCGCATCGTCGGCAAAAATCTCGATAACTAA
- a CDS encoding DUF1127 domain-containing protein, whose amino-acid sequence MALLEIIPAHFSFRRAIALYMQRRALRTLPDERLRDIGRSRSEVEREAKRPVWDAPEHWYSS is encoded by the coding sequence ATGGCACTTCTCGAAATCATACCCGCCCACTTCTCGTTCCGCCGCGCAATCGCGCTTTACATGCAACGTCGTGCGCTCAGGACTTTACCCGATGAGCGCTTGCGCGACATTGGTCGCAGCCGTTCCGAGGTAGAGCGCGAGGCCAAACGGCCCGTTTGGGATGCTCCCGAGCACTGGTATTCCTCCTAA
- a CDS encoding sugar ABC transporter substrate-binding protein yields the protein MKKTVRALLGASALCSVALAANAETLTIATVNNGDMIRMQGLTEDFTAKTGHTVEWVTLEENVLRQRVTTDISTKGGAFDIMTIGMYETPIWGANGWLVPLDDLSEEYNVADILPAMAGGLSHEGTLYAAPFYGESSMIMYRTDLMEKAGLEMPAAPTWSFIREAAAAMTDRENEINGICLRGKAGWGEGGAFITAMSNSFGARWFDMEWNAQFDTKPWKDTLEFFVGMMNESGPAGYATNGFNENLSLFQQGKCGMWIDATVAASFVTNPNDSTVADSVGFALAPDNGLGKRSNWLWAWALAIPAGTQKEAAAKQFIEWATSTDYIELVASKEGWANVPPGARTSLYENPEYMKVPFAQMTLDSILSANPNDSTVEPSPYVGVQFAAIPEFAGIATEVSQEFSAVYAGQQSIDEALAKAQAITNDAMEAAGYR from the coding sequence ATGAAAAAGACAGTTCGCGCTCTTCTGGGCGCATCCGCTCTGTGCTCGGTAGCTCTTGCTGCCAACGCCGAGACACTGACCATTGCCACCGTGAACAACGGCGACATGATCCGCATGCAGGGCCTGACCGAAGATTTCACCGCAAAGACCGGCCACACCGTCGAGTGGGTTACGCTTGAAGAAAACGTTCTGCGTCAGCGCGTCACCACCGACATCTCGACCAAGGGCGGCGCTTTCGACATCATGACCATCGGCATGTATGAAACGCCGATCTGGGGCGCAAACGGCTGGCTCGTCCCGCTGGATGATCTCTCCGAGGAATACAACGTCGCAGACATCCTGCCCGCTATGGCTGGCGGCCTGTCGCACGAAGGCACCCTCTATGCCGCACCGTTCTACGGTGAATCGTCGATGATCATGTATCGCACCGACCTGATGGAAAAAGCCGGCCTCGAAATGCCCGCCGCTCCGACCTGGTCCTTCATTCGTGAAGCAGCGGCTGCAATGACCGACCGCGAAAACGAAATCAACGGCATCTGCCTTCGCGGCAAAGCCGGTTGGGGTGAAGGTGGTGCTTTCATCACCGCGATGTCCAACTCGTTCGGCGCACGCTGGTTCGACATGGAGTGGAACGCCCAGTTCGACACCAAGCCGTGGAAAGACACCCTCGAGTTCTTCGTCGGCATGATGAACGAATCCGGCCCCGCAGGCTATGCCACCAACGGCTTCAACGAGAACCTCTCGCTGTTCCAGCAGGGCAAGTGCGGCATGTGGATCGACGCCACCGTTGCAGCGTCCTTCGTGACCAACCCCAACGACTCGACCGTTGCTGACTCCGTCGGCTTTGCTCTTGCACCCGACAACGGTCTTGGCAAGCGTTCGAACTGGCTCTGGGCATGGGCACTCGCCATCCCCGCAGGCACCCAGAAAGAAGCTGCTGCCAAGCAGTTCATCGAATGGGCAACCTCGACCGACTACATCGAACTCGTTGCTTCGAAAGAAGGTTGGGCAAACGTTCCCCCGGGTGCACGCACCTCGCTCTACGAGAACCCCGAATACATGAAGGTTCCGTTCGCGCAGATGACCCTCGACTCGATCCTTTCGGCTAACCCGAACGACTCGACCGTTGAGCCCTCGCCCTACGTCGGCGTTCAGTTCGCAGCAATTCCCGAATTCGCTGGCATTGCCACCGAAGTCAGCCAGGAATTCTCGGCCGTCTACGCCGGTCAGCAGTCGATTGATGAAGCTCTTGCCAAGGCACAGGCCATCACCAACGACGCAATGGAAGCTGCCGGTTACCGCTAA
- a CDS encoding lysozyme inhibitor LprI family protein produces MRKGLLGFVAGCMVGPTAVLADASFECSMNASSQVEIGACVNEMLATVDQTLEVALGFAMESAKALDDATEREEAAPALEASQAAWLAFRDSHCDYVGATFGGGSGTGIGIASCRVELGRERIETLLSLVQ; encoded by the coding sequence ATGCGTAAGGGTCTTTTGGGTTTTGTCGCCGGATGCATGGTCGGGCCAACGGCGGTGCTGGCCGACGCCTCGTTCGAATGCAGCATGAATGCGTCCAGCCAAGTCGAGATCGGGGCCTGCGTGAACGAGATGTTGGCCACTGTGGATCAAACGCTCGAGGTCGCGCTTGGTTTTGCGATGGAGTCCGCCAAGGCACTTGATGATGCCACTGAACGAGAAGAGGCGGCCCCAGCGCTCGAAGCGTCGCAAGCGGCTTGGTTGGCTTTCAGGGATAGTCATTGCGACTATGTCGGAGCAACATTCGGCGGTGGTTCGGGCACGGGCATCGGAATTGCCTCCTGCCGCGTGGAACTGGGTCGAGAACGCATCGAAACGCTTTTGTCTTTGGTTCAGTAA